The following coding sequences lie in one Silene latifolia isolate original U9 population chromosome 5, ASM4854445v1, whole genome shotgun sequence genomic window:
- the LOC141655382 gene encoding uncharacterized protein LOC141655382: MGFKCMSEETRTEVAIYLLQKSNDGQLDRGAIKEAANRFNVSVRTISNIWRLAKKPRLVGEKLDVKSGRIGNKNRKRILPNIEHIKSLDKSLRDTMIRVSENCGVSVGTVHSWVKEGLLKRHSSPLHPKLSELHKDQRLLYSLKSLVVKQVLEEFLDLNNVPVTEIMFNEMSNVIHMDEKWFYITEDNETVYVVEGEELPHRSCQSKRFITKVMFMCAVSRPIYGEDGECIFDGKIGMFPFTNQVPAARSSRNRPRGTLETKPIESITKQVVKDCLIHQVIPTIKSVWPEGLSKHIYIQQDNARPHIKNDDPDFMAKTNWMDLILS, from the coding sequence ATGGGGTTCAAGTGCATGTCTGAAGAAACGAGAACGGAAGTCGCCATCTACTTGCTTCAAAAATCAAATGACGGGCAGCTTGATCGTGGTGCAATCAAAGAGGCAGCAAACAGATTCAATGTAAGTGTAAGGACCATATCAAACATATGGAGACTTGCAAAAAAACCAAGGTTAGTAGGTGAAAAATTAGATGTCAAGAGTGGTAGGATAGGCAACAAAAATAGAAAAAGGATTTTACCAAACATTGAACATATCAAATCACTTGATAAATCACTAAGGGACACAATGATCAGAGTTTCTGAAAATTGTGGAGTTTCAGTTGGAACGGTCCATTCATGGGTGAAAGAAGGTTTACTTAAACGTCATTCAAGCCCATTACATCCTAAACTCAGTGAGTTACACAAGGATCAAAGGCTACTTTATTCATTAAAGTCATTGGTTGTTAAACAAGTTCTTGAAGAGTTCTTAGATCTTAATAATGTTCCAGTGACTGAAATAATGTTTAATGAAATGAGCAACGTAATACACATGGATGAGAAGTGGTTCTATATTACGGAAGACAATGAAACAGTGTACGTAGTTGAGGGGGAGGAGCTGCCTCATAGAAGCTGTCAATCAAAGAGGTTCATCACAAAAGTGATGTTCATGTGTGCAGTCAGCAGACCTATTTatggtgaagatggtgaatgCATATTTGATGGTAAAATAGGCATGTTTCCATTTACTAATCAAGTTCCAGCAGCTAGGTCAAGCAGAAATAGGCCAAGGGGTACATTAGAGACTAAGCCTATTGAGTCCATCACAAAACAAGTAGTCAAGGATTGTCTAATTCATCAAGTAATTCCAACAATTAAGAGTGTTTGGCCAGAAGGTCTTAGCAAGCATATTTACATACAACAAGACAATGCTAGGCCACACATCAAGAATGATGATCCTGATTTTATGGCAAAGACAAATTGGATGGATTTAATATTGAGTTAG